A stretch of the Pseudomonas sp. ACM7 genome encodes the following:
- the alkB gene encoding DNA oxidative demethylase AlkB, giving the protein MRYDPMNPITFDLFADAEPEQQTRLDRIGEQSCVLRGFALPWLDQLLPALDAVLAAAPFRQMITPGGFTMSVALSSCGALGWTTDRSGYRYTRHDPLTGEPWPKMPEVFLELAQAAAREAGFADFMPDSCLINRYVPGAKMSLHQDKDEVSYAAPIVSVSLGLPAMFLFGGFERSDKSQRVPLLHGDIVVWGGVDRLRYHGVLPIKDGQHPRLGEQRINFTFRTAG; this is encoded by the coding sequence ATGCGTTATGACCCCATGAACCCAATCACCTTCGACTTGTTTGCCGACGCGGAACCCGAGCAGCAAACCAGGCTCGATCGGATCGGCGAACAGTCCTGCGTCCTCAGAGGCTTTGCCCTGCCCTGGCTGGATCAGTTGCTGCCCGCACTGGACGCAGTTCTGGCGGCGGCACCGTTTCGGCAGATGATCACGCCCGGGGGCTTTACCATGTCGGTCGCCTTGAGCAGTTGCGGGGCGCTGGGCTGGACCACCGACCGCAGCGGCTATCGCTATACCCGCCATGATCCGCTGACCGGAGAACCCTGGCCAAAAATGCCCGAGGTGTTTCTCGAGTTGGCACAAGCGGCGGCGCGGGAAGCGGGGTTTGCGGACTTCATGCCTGATTCCTGCCTGATCAACCGTTATGTTCCCGGAGCCAAGATGTCGTTGCACCAGGACAAAGACGAAGTTTCCTACGCCGCGCCCATTGTTTCAGTGTCCCTGGGATTGCCGGCAATGTTCCTGTTCGGCGGTTTCGAACGCAGCGATAAAAGCCAACGAGTGCCGCTGTTGCATGGCGACATCGTGGTCTGGGGTGGCGTGGATCGCTTGCGGTATCACGGCGTCTTGCCGATCAAGGACGGCCAACACCCGCGACTGGGCGAACAACGGATCAACTTCACCTTTCGTACCGCCGGATGA
- the ada gene encoding bifunctional DNA-binding transcriptional regulator/O6-methylguanine-DNA methyltransferase Ada has product MTSHSTTITTENDPRWAAVVARDPRADGQFVYAVKTTGIYCRPSSLARLPKPQNVEFFDTAEQAQAAGYRPSKRAAKDQSDVAAQHAATVAAACRQIETAENLPVLSELASAAGLSSFHFHRVFKAVTGLTPKGYAAAHRSRRVRERLADGDSVTDALYDAGFNSNSRFYEAADQLLGMKPGDYRAAGQNNDIRFAVGQCSLGAILVAQSERGVCAILLGDDPHQLVCDLQDKFRRANLIGADHTFEQLIAKVVGFIEAPALGLDLPLDVRGTAFQERVWQALREIPVGRTASYADIAQRIGAPKAMRAVAQACGANNLAVAIPCHRVVRSDGNLSGYRWGVERKRQLLERENPSES; this is encoded by the coding sequence ATGACAAGCCATTCGACAACGATCACCACCGAGAACGACCCTCGCTGGGCCGCCGTCGTCGCGCGTGATCCCCGGGCAGACGGACAGTTTGTGTATGCGGTGAAAACCACCGGCATTTACTGCCGTCCCAGCAGCCTGGCGCGTTTGCCGAAACCGCAGAATGTCGAGTTCTTCGACACTGCCGAACAGGCCCAGGCGGCGGGTTATCGCCCCAGTAAACGCGCCGCGAAAGATCAAAGCGACGTCGCCGCACAACATGCCGCGACGGTGGCCGCCGCTTGCCGCCAGATCGAAACCGCGGAGAATCTGCCTGTTCTGAGCGAGCTGGCTTCTGCTGCGGGCCTGAGTAGCTTTCACTTCCATCGGGTGTTCAAAGCGGTGACCGGTCTGACGCCCAAGGGCTACGCCGCGGCCCATCGTTCACGCAGGGTTCGTGAGCGTCTCGCGGACGGAGACTCGGTGACCGACGCGCTGTATGACGCCGGTTTCAACTCCAACAGTCGTTTCTATGAAGCAGCCGATCAGCTATTGGGCATGAAACCCGGTGATTACCGCGCGGCCGGTCAGAACAACGACATTCGTTTTGCCGTCGGCCAGTGTTCCCTGGGGGCGATTCTGGTGGCGCAGAGTGAACGGGGTGTTTGCGCGATCTTGCTAGGCGATGACCCGCACCAACTGGTCTGCGATCTGCAGGACAAGTTTCGGCGTGCGAATCTGATTGGCGCCGATCACACGTTCGAGCAACTGATCGCCAAGGTTGTAGGTTTTATTGAAGCGCCGGCCCTGGGCCTGGACTTGCCGCTGGATGTTCGTGGCACCGCTTTTCAAGAACGGGTCTGGCAAGCCCTGCGGGAGATTCCCGTCGGTCGCACCGCCAGCTACGCCGATATCGCTCAGCGAATCGGCGCGCCAAAAGCGATGCGCGCCGTGGCTCAAGCCTGCGGCGCGAACAACCTGGCGGTGGCGATTCCGTGCCACCGCGTGGTGCGCAGCGACGGCAACCTTTCAGGCTATCGCTGGGGTGTGGAGCGCAAGCGTCAGTTGCTTGAGCGCGAAAACCCGTCTGAGTCCTGA